The Arachis duranensis cultivar V14167 unplaced genomic scaffold, aradu.V14167.gnm2.J7QH unplaced_Scaffold_232527, whole genome shotgun sequence genome contains a region encoding:
- the LOC127744236 gene encoding alpha-L-fucosidase 1-like, with translation MDNLNLALRLILSFNLLLLLPCCCCCCSVAPPLPILPLPNAFQIQWQLSHMSLFFHFGLNTFTGQEWGSGHVHPSLFNPTNLNATHWIHLAKLNGFNRVILTAKHHDGFCLWPSQYTNYSVRSSPWKAGTGDVLADLSAAAKLAGVDLGIYLSPWDRHEHCYGDTLLYNQFYLAQMTELLTRYGEIKDVFLDGAKGEGEKDMEYFFHTWFSLIHQLQPAAIIFSDAGPDTRWVGNELGLGASTCWSIYNSTLTPIGGIYNDPRYAAEGDPAGHEWVPALCDVSIRPGWFWHPSELPKSAINLLEIYYKSVGRNCHLLLNVPPNSSGLISPEDIQVLQEFTQLRRSIFSNNFAINALLQASSTRGEGGGTCDSQFSPYNVLKEGIYTYWAPEEYQLRWILYIDLQELVSFNVLQLQEPIQMGQRVSEFHLEALHLDGVWKRVTNGTTIGYQRLLLFPKVKSQHLKLVIDKSRADPLISYLGIYMDPVTIWSSIYDDTVLTSHFNATQVIHIITQDNSPTATILEL, from the exons ATGGACAACCTCAACCTGGCATTAAGGTTAATATTGTCTTTCAACCTATTACTATTACTCccatgttgttgttgttgttgttcagtGGCTCCGCCACTTCCCATATTGCCCCTCCCAAACGCCTTCCAGATCCAATGGCAGCTGAGCCACATGTCCCTCTTCTTCCACTTTGGTCTCAACACCTTCACCGGACAAGAGTGGGGCTCCGGCCACGTCCACCCTTCCCTCTTCAACCCCACCAACCTCAACGCCACTCACTGGATACACCTCGCCAAACTCAACGGCTTCAACCGCGTCATCCTCACCGCCAAGCACCACGACGGTTTCTGCTTGTGGCCTTCCCAATACACTAACTACTCTGTTCGCTCCTCTCCCTGGAAGGCCGGCACCGGGGACGTCCTCGCTGACCTCTCCGCCGCCGCCAAACTTGCCGGCGTTGACCTCGGCATCTACCTCTCCCCCTGGGATCGACACGAGCACTGTTACGGTGACACCTTGCTCTACAATCAGTTCTACTTGGCCCAGATGACTGAGCTACTCACTAG GTATGGAGAGATAAAAGACGTATTTTTGGATGGTGCAAAAGGAGAAGGGGAGAAGGACATGGAGTATTTCTTTCACACTTGGTTCTCTCTCATTCACCAGCTTCAGCCCGCCGCCATTATATTTTCTGATGCTGGTCCTGACACTAGGTGGGTTGGGAATGAACTTGGTCTTGGTGCCTCTACTTGTTGGTCTATTTACAACTCCACTCTTACTCCAATTGGTGGCATTTACAATGATCCTCG ATATGCGGCCGAGGGAGATCCGGCTGGTCATGAGTGGGTACCTGCCCTCTGTGATGTTTCAATCAGACCGGGTTGGTTTTGGCATCCTTCAGAACTTCCAAAGTCTGCAATCAATCTGCTTGAAATATACTATAAGTCGGTTGGTCGAAATTGTCACTTGCTACTCAATGTGCCTCCAAACTCATCGGGTCTCATTTCACCCGAGGATATCCAAGTTCTTCAAGAGTTCACTCAACTCAGAAGATCCATATTCTCCAACAATTTTGCTATAAATGCGCTTCTTCAAGCCAGCAGCACgcgaggagaaggaggaggaactTGTGATTCACAGTTTAGTCCCTACAATGTTCTGAAAGAAGGCATATACACTTATTGGGCTCCAGAGGAGTATCAATTAAGGTGGATATTGTACATAGATCTTCAAGAACTAGTATCCTTTAATGTTTTGCAACTACAAGAGCCTATTCAAATGGGACAAAGAGTGAGTGAGTTTCACCTCGAGGCATTGCATCTAGATGGTGTATGGAAGAGAGTTACAAATGGCACCACAATTGGATATCAGAGGCTTTTGCTGTTTCCAAAAGTAAAATCTCAGCATTTGAAGCTTGTTATTGACAAGTCTAGAGCTGATCCACTGATATCATACTTGGGAATCTACATGGATCCAGTTACCATTTGGAGCAGCATATATGATGATACAGTCTTAACAAGCCATTTCAATGCAACTCAAGTTATTCATATTATCACACAAGACAACTCTCCCACTGCTACAAT ATTGGAACTTTAA
- the LOC127744237 gene encoding serine carboxypeptidase-like, with product MPFIFISTHSKTNIMASSSMLFFSLSTIFLFISPSFSSPTQTTTCPSGDSFTAESLIRGLNLFPKGSINRIESNTHLVPGKIVKKKLTFPYNLASSSSGTSVQDLAHHAGYYRLPRSKAARMFYFFFESRNKKEDPVVIWLTGGPGCSSELALFYENGPFQITKNLSLVWNEFGWDKASNILFVDQPIGTGFSYTSDDDDIRHDEAGVSNDLYDFLQAFFKEHPQFVKNDFYITGESYAGHYIPALASRVHQGNKAKEGIIINLKGFAIGNGLTNPEIQYQAYTDYALDRGLIKKSDYDSISKLIPSCKDAIKSCGTDGGDACMTSLYKCNAIFSRIMSIAGDINYYDIRKKCEGNLCYDFSNVETFLNEKTVRDALGVGDLDFVSCSSIVYDAMMQDWMRNLEVGIPALLEDGIQVLVYAGEEDLICNWLGNSRWVHAMEWSGQKEFEAASTVPFLVDGAAAGTLKSHGPLAFLKVNEAGHMVPMDQPKAALQMLTNWMQGKLTPKNGGANVSPK from the exons ATGCCATTCATATTTATTTCTACTCATTCCAAAACAAACATCATGGCATCATCTTCTATGTTGTTCTTCTCACTCTCCACCATCTTCCTCTTCATTTCACCTTCATTCTCCTCTCCAACTCAAACTACAACTTGCCCCTCAGGCGACTCTTTCACGGCCGAGAGCCTCATCAGAGGCCTTAACCTATTCCCTAAAGGCTCCATTAACAGAATAGAGAGTAACACTCATCTTGTCCCTGGAAAGAttgtgaagaagaagctcacatTCCCTTACAatcttgcttcttcttcttctggtaCATCTGTTCAAGATCTTGCTCACCATGCAGGGTACTATCGCCTTCCTCGTTCCAAAGCGGCAAG GATGTTCTACTTTTTCTTCGAATCTCGCAATAAGAAGGAAGACCCTGTTGTCATATGGTTGACCGGAGGACCAGGGTGCAGCAGTGAGCTTGCTTTATTTTATGAGAATGGTCCTTTCCAAATCACAAAGAACTTGTCTCTTGTTTGGAATGAATTTGGCTGGGACAAG GCATCAAATATTCTTTTTGTAGACCAGCCTATTGGGACAGGCTTTAGTTATActtctgatgatgatgacatCCGCCATGATGAAGCAGGTGTTAGCAATGATCTCTATGATTTCTTGCAG GCATTTTTCAAGGAGCACCCCCAATTTGTCAAGAATGATTTCTACATCACTGGAGAGTCATATGCTGGACACTACATTCCAGCTCTTGCATCAAGGGTTCACCAAGGCAACAAAGCAAAGGAAGGAATAATAATCAATCTCAAG GGTTTTGCTATTGGTAATGGTTTGACCAATCCAGAAATTCAGTACCAAGCATACACAGACTATGCATTAGACAGAGGACTGATTAAAAAGTCTGATTATGATAGTATCAGCAAGTTGATCCCATCATGCAAAGATGCCATAAAAAGCTGTG GTACTGATGGTGGAGATGCATGTATGACTTCATTATATAAATGCAATGCCATATTCAGTCGGATAATGTCCATCGCCGGCGACATTAAT TACTATGACATTAGAAAGAAATGCGAGGGAAATCTGTGTTATGACTTCTCCAATGTAGAGACATTCTTAAACGAGAAGACAGTTAGGGATGCTTTAGGTGTTGGGGACTTGGACTTTGTTTCGTGCAGTAGCATAGTCTATGATGCTATGATGCAGGACTGGATGAGAAATCTCGAAGTTGGAATCCCGGCTCTTCTTGAGGATGGAATCCAGGTTCTTGTATATGCTGGAGAAGAAGATCTCATATGCAATTGGCTTG GGAATTCAAGGTGGGTTCATGCAATGGAGTGGTCAGGTCAAAAGGAGTTTGAAGCAGCTTCTACTGTCCCATTTTTGGTAGATGGCGCAGCAGCAGGGACTCTTAAAAGCCATGGACCTCTTGCGTTCCTCAAG GTGAACGAAGCTGGGCACATGGTTCCCATGGATCAACCAAAAGCTGCACTTCAGATGCTAACAAACTGGATGCAAGGGAAACTAACACCGAAAAATGGTGGGGCTAATGTCTCTCCTAAATGA
- the LOC107461846 gene encoding uncharacterized protein LOC107461846, with translation MEAAAEQGERESRTQMLTGTVLGIDHTDLFYRVCALCERTLSFPSGDDSDAPASSLCKFCHPHPASASSASKRLFRILMSVATETKVFSVICFDRVARVLFGCSADDFFHFAKLHPFCGVTVNEILEGEMFTMTLTKPLNGNARHLRLASAVPLSSTFQPIIQVLREYYTSSHTS, from the exons ATGGAAGCAGCAGCAGAgcaaggagagagagaaagcagAACACAGATGCTAACAGGCACGGTTTTAGGGATAGACCACACCGATCTCTTTTACAGAGTCTGTGCTCTTTGTGAAAGGACCCTTTCCTTTCCCTCCGGTGATGATTCTGATGCCCCAGCTTCTTCCCTCTGCAAATTCTGCCACCCGCACCCTGCTTCTGCCTCCTCTGCCTCCAAAAGACTCTTCCGAATCCTa ATGTCGGTTGCGACAGAAACAAAGGTCTTCAGTGTCATATGCTTCGATAGAGTTGCCAGGGTTCTGTTCGGTTGTTCTGCAGATGACTTCTTTCACTTTGCAAAGCTCCACCCTTTTTGTG GTGTGACTGTAAATGAGATTCTGGAGGGAGAGATGTTCACTATGACTCTAACCAAGCCCCTCAATGGCAATGCTAGACATCTAAGGCTTGCATCCGCTGTTCCTTTGAGCTCTACATTTCAGCCCATCATTCAGGTTTTAAGAGAATACTACACATCATCACATACTAGTTAG